One region of Nostoc sp. UHCC 0302 genomic DNA includes:
- the mobC gene encoding plasmid mobilization relaxosome protein MobC, protein MANRKQSKALVRKHIFPVRLSDIELDLLRIKSLDAGMSASELMRRNALMRPLPKRLSKISLQTYWELGQIGNNLNQLVKATNIALKIGRTLPADLELLRELLELLHQCRRDIASDDIEDEDSEEEESDDDWEAD, encoded by the coding sequence ATGGCTAATCGCAAGCAGTCAAAAGCTCTAGTCAGAAAGCATATTTTCCCAGTGAGATTGAGCGACATCGAACTGGACTTGCTGCGAATAAAATCACTTGACGCGGGGATGTCAGCGAGTGAACTGATGAGACGCAATGCGTTGATGCGACCATTGCCTAAACGACTAAGTAAAATTAGTTTGCAAACATATTGGGAATTAGGACAAATTGGGAACAACCTCAACCAGCTTGTAAAGGCAACTAATATAGCTCTAAAAATTGGGCGAACTTTACCTGCTGATCTAGAACTACTAAGAGAACTTTTAGAACTGCTGCATCAGTGCAGACGAGACATTGCCTCAGATGACATTGAAGATGAAGATTCGGAAGAGGAAGAGTCAGACGATGATTGGGAAGCAGACTAA
- a CDS encoding relaxase/mobilization nuclease domain-containing protein, which produces MIGKQTKGRGFRKLLDYLESREDAKLIGGNMSGRNARELAREFKLSRQLNSDADRVVYHVSLSAAKGDKLDDEKWSEIGDRYMKEMGFDANQFVIFRHHNTDDDHIHIAASRIRMDTGLVVHDSWDYLRSEKVLRQIEQDYELVQVQGSREKLQRTPSTGQIRRIRREQEEYELGKLDQPPGRTIKEELQQTIDRASVDNPQMPTLIMRLQQASVSVRTGFTRNGKSKGISYEKDGQAFSGTQLGAAYTFPGLQKHLGVDYQTERDDEPIHELLLKPVKPLPVEQLEKLFQDIERKQQQPQFTPPTEDKVVWQVLHKYLSEKRYIPDYIVQGLHNNQLLYMDEQRNILFIKRDLDGEKTGALIWSKPRENHRTVEYDQNTSTQKGWFYLRLGGQPTDKVENVFLCSTPIDAMSAATYLLSSCKGLPPTRTMLMVADDPNNLPMEFLRSFNRVVVAFNNDQEGNKAASAVLELLPQGKRLKTHNPDWSQELEAHLREEQQKQKQLDRGFSL; this is translated from the coding sequence ATGATTGGGAAGCAGACTAAGGGCAGAGGTTTTCGCAAGCTGTTGGATTATTTAGAATCACGCGAAGATGCTAAACTCATCGGCGGCAATATGAGCGGGAGAAATGCGCGAGAATTGGCGCGGGAGTTTAAGTTATCTCGACAACTGAATTCAGATGCAGACCGAGTTGTTTATCATGTTTCCTTGTCAGCAGCTAAGGGTGATAAATTAGATGATGAGAAGTGGAGCGAAATTGGCGATCGCTACATGAAGGAGATGGGTTTTGATGCCAATCAATTTGTCATCTTTCGCCACCATAACACCGATGACGACCACATCCATATTGCAGCCAGCAGAATCAGGATGGACACGGGGCTAGTAGTGCATGATTCCTGGGATTATTTACGCTCTGAGAAAGTCCTGCGACAAATCGAGCAAGACTATGAGTTAGTACAAGTCCAGGGCAGTAGAGAGAAGCTTCAACGCACACCCAGCACCGGACAAATCAGGCGTATAAGGCGAGAGCAAGAAGAATATGAACTAGGTAAACTTGACCAGCCACCAGGACGCACTATCAAAGAGGAACTTCAGCAGACAATTGATAGGGCTAGTGTTGATAATCCCCAAATGCCAACGCTGATCATGCGGCTGCAACAAGCTAGTGTCAGTGTGAGAACAGGATTCACTAGGAATGGTAAGTCTAAAGGCATTTCTTATGAGAAAGATGGGCAGGCTTTCAGTGGCACACAGTTAGGTGCAGCTTATACCTTCCCTGGTTTGCAAAAACATCTTGGCGTTGACTACCAAACAGAACGTGATGATGAGCCTATTCATGAATTACTGCTCAAACCTGTTAAACCACTCCCAGTTGAGCAGTTAGAAAAACTCTTTCAAGATATTGAACGCAAACAACAGCAGCCCCAGTTCACTCCACCAACGGAGGATAAAGTTGTTTGGCAAGTATTGCACAAGTACTTAAGCGAGAAACGCTATATACCAGATTATATTGTGCAAGGATTACATAATAATCAGTTGCTTTACATGGATGAGCAACGAAATATTTTGTTTATCAAGCGTGATTTAGATGGTGAAAAAACTGGTGCATTAATTTGGTCAAAGCCTAGAGAAAATCATCGCACTGTGGAGTACGACCAAAACACCTCTACACAAAAAGGTTGGTTTTATCTGAGATTGGGAGGGCAACCAACGGACAAGGTAGAAAACGTCTTTTTGTGTTCTACACCGATTGATGCGATGTCAGCAGCCACCTACCTTCTTTCAAGTTGCAAAGGGCTACCACCAACTAGAACCATGTTGATGGTAGCTGATGACCCGAATAACCTACCTATGGAATTTCTCAGGAGTTTCAATAGGGTGGTCGTAGCATTCAATAATGATCAAGAAGGGAATAAAGCTGCTAGTGCAGTATTGGAATTGTTGCCACAGGGTAAAAGGCTCAAAACCCATAATCCTGATTGGAGCCAGGAATTAGAAGCTCATCTCAGGGAGGAGCAACAAAAGCAGAAACAGCTTGACCGTGGTTTTAGCTTGTGA